The sequence below is a genomic window from Flavobacterium sediminilitoris.
CGTGGTAATTTTAGTTTAGAACCTCCTCATTTTGGAAAAGTAGAAAACCCAATCGCTATGATGAAAGATGAACATGAAAATGAAGGTGATCGCTTTGTTAGAATTTCTGAATTGACTAATAATTATACACCTCCAACAGATGCTTGTAATACCTATAAAGTTACGTTTTTAATGTTACAAGAATTCGAACAAGATTTACACAAACATATTCATTTAGAAAATAACATTCTATTTATTAAAGCAATTGAAATGGAAAAAAAGCTTTTCGCTTCATAAAATAGAACAAAAAAAATCTAAAGAAATATATAAATGGAAATATATGTTATTAAAAGAAACGGCGATTATAAACTTTATGAAAGTTATAAAATAAAAGATGCAATCGAGAAGAGCTTTAATAGTGTAACTGTTCCGTATGATGAAAGTATTTATAAAACAGTACTAAACCAAATTGAACAAAAAGAAGTTTGGGCGGTTGAAGATATTCAAGATTGCATTGAAAAAACGCTGTTTGAAAAAGGATATTTTGATGTAATGCGTTCTTTTATGTTATTTCGTCATACTCGAAAACTACAAAGAGAACATGTAGATGGTTTAAACGATGACACTACTTATGTAGATAGCACACAAACTATTGAAGAATACATTTTTCAAACTGATTGGCGCATAAATGCAAATGCAAATACTTCCTATTCAAATGCAGGATTAGTAAACAATACTGCGGGTAAAATAATAGCTAATTATTGGTTAGACAAAGTTTATACTAAAGAAGAAGGCTACGCACATAGAAACGGAGATATTCACATTCATGATTTAGATTGTCTAACTGGTTATTGTGCAGGTTGGAGTTTGAGAGTGCTATTAAATGAAGGTTTTAATGGCGTTAGAGGTCGTGTAGAAAGCAAGCCTCCTTCTCATTTTAGAGAAGCACTCGGACAAATGGCTAACTTCTTGGGAATATTACAAAGTGAATGGGCAGGCGCACAAGCTTTCAGCTCATTTGACACCTATTTGGCTCCTTATGTTTTCAAAGATAATTTATCTTTTGATGAAGTTTTAAAAGCAGTTAGAAGTTTCGTTTATAATTTAAATGTTCCAGCTCGTTGGGGACAATCTCCTTTTACGAATATTACCTTAGATTGGGTAGTTCCCTCTGACTTGAAAGAACAAGTTCCAACTAAAAATGACATTCATCTATTTAGAGGAATTAACAAACAAGTTTTATTAGAAAAAGCAAAAGAAAGAGGCGTTTCTAACTTAGAAGAAATGCGTTACGAACATTTTCAAAAAGAAATGAACCTCATCAATAAAGCTTATTATACGGTTATGACCGAAGGCGATGCAAATGGGCAACCGTTTACTTTTCCTATTCCAACAGTAAATATCACAGAAGATTTTGATTGGGATGGAGAGAACACTGAAATCCTTTTCGAGAATACTGCTAAAATTGGTTCATCTTATTTTCAAAACTTCATAGGAAGTCAATACATTTTAAATGAAAATGGAGAAAAGATTGAAAACGAAAGTGCTTATAAACCAAATGCTGTGCGAAGTATGTGCTGTCGTTTGCAACTCGATTTACGTGAATTATTAAAACGTGGAAACGGTCTTTTTGGAAGTGCCGAAATGACAGGAAGTATTGGTGTAGTTACTATTAATATGGCTAGACTTGGTTATCTGTACAAAAACAATAAAGAAGACTTATATCAACAATTAGATAAATTATTAGAAATTGCTAAATCTACTTTAGAGAAAAAACGTGTCTTTATTCAAGATATGTACGAAAGAGGTTTGTTTCCTTATACCAAACGTTATTTACCCCACTTTAGAAACCATTTTTCTACAATTGGAGTAAATGGAATGAACGAAATGGTTTTAAATTTTACCGATGGTATGTACGATTTAACTTCTGGTTATGGCAATGATTTTTGTTTAGACGTTTTAGATTATATCCGAAACAGAATGAAAGAATACCAAAAAGAAACAGGTAATTTGTATAATTTGGAAGCAACACCTGCCGAAGGAACTACCTATCGATTTGCAAAAGAAGATAAAAAACGTTTTCCTGAAATTTTACAAGCAGGAATGGAAGACAATATTTATTATACGAATAGTTCACAAATACCTGTCGATTTTACTCAAGACCCATTTGAAGCTTTACTAATGCAAGATGAGTTGCAATGTAAATACACTGGAGGAACCGTACTGCATTTATACATGAATGAACGAATAAGCTCTTCAGAAGCTTGTAAAAACTTTGTAAAAACAGTAATAACAAACTTCAAATTACCTTATATAACAGTCACACCTGTATTTAGTGTTTGTCCAACTCATGGTTATTTAAATGGCGAACACGAATATTGTCCGAAATGCGATGAAATTTTAATTGAGAACCTTAATAACACAACTTATGAACACAAAAACTAACGAAGTACTAGAACAAAATCAACATTTAAGAACAAAATGCTTGGTTTATACTAGAGTAATGGGATATCACAGACCTGTAGAGAGTTTCAA
It includes:
- a CDS encoding ribonucleoside triphosphate reductase, whose amino-acid sequence is MEIYVIKRNGDYKLYESYKIKDAIEKSFNSVTVPYDESIYKTVLNQIEQKEVWAVEDIQDCIEKTLFEKGYFDVMRSFMLFRHTRKLQREHVDGLNDDTTYVDSTQTIEEYIFQTDWRINANANTSYSNAGLVNNTAGKIIANYWLDKVYTKEEGYAHRNGDIHIHDLDCLTGYCAGWSLRVLLNEGFNGVRGRVESKPPSHFREALGQMANFLGILQSEWAGAQAFSSFDTYLAPYVFKDNLSFDEVLKAVRSFVYNLNVPARWGQSPFTNITLDWVVPSDLKEQVPTKNDIHLFRGINKQVLLEKAKERGVSNLEEMRYEHFQKEMNLINKAYYTVMTEGDANGQPFTFPIPTVNITEDFDWDGENTEILFENTAKIGSSYFQNFIGSQYILNENGEKIENESAYKPNAVRSMCCRLQLDLRELLKRGNGLFGSAEMTGSIGVVTINMARLGYLYKNNKEDLYQQLDKLLEIAKSTLEKKRVFIQDMYERGLFPYTKRYLPHFRNHFSTIGVNGMNEMVLNFTDGMYDLTSGYGNDFCLDVLDYIRNRMKEYQKETGNLYNLEATPAEGTTYRFAKEDKKRFPEILQAGMEDNIYYTNSSQIPVDFTQDPFEALLMQDELQCKYTGGTVLHLYMNERISSSEACKNFVKTVITNFKLPYITVTPVFSVCPTHGYLNGEHEYCPKCDEILIENLNNTTYEHKN
- the nrdD gene encoding anaerobic ribonucleoside-triphosphate reductase, which translates into the protein MNTKTNEVLEQNQHLRTKCLVYTRVMGYHRPVESFNIGKKGEHKQRVHFKENAC